The Bicyclus anynana chromosome 4, ilBicAnyn1.1, whole genome shotgun sequence genome window below encodes:
- the LOC112046726 gene encoding uncharacterized protein LOC112046726 has protein sequence MKVKVLTILLYLICFLNLTECITSREYGGSVNSKKEQLKVSRSYKTRGEVMDNLFIVFDPSFLSYVWPKIKNGVHLNIGDFCWEDVSVLLRDLAGGRAWAYRAADASGRYQSGLFEGKRFWLGSKQQCLKLDKSHVLTESNDTWGEFYSGDYLNTLLSREKEFGGNIDEWHALVERDELMRRVVQEDNEAPMPLAYTALQIMLNITKFTMPKSYDITLGLCLPRTCSAEEVVSIINFSIMLNDHLKTNKTVSRSVRITSLRYIENFYDIKTDIAAVMLILVTACLVVLAIIATIVDFDWIKFKPYSKTSSFDLQQYSHEDKRYAEEKKINVCKKEQVSSYDLQQYNQDIEKRYADEKIANVHRKEHKLVEGEALSLKSYSELKKAMREKALPPSITLDVVTPEGNTSCYRCGKYKKQCASSSQVESVPCPRLKYNSCASLTTEYKRKNSVYKSLLLSFSLKHSWMRIFNTSMANKDLAMIHVLRIIAVLWIIFVHVAVTVDYISENGADVDDHNNAFYILATGTLAYDTLFFVSGVFSAQHFFYLKSRYSVEELVNMGGFCGQALQLICFITNRAIRLLPPYMYTIFLTAVLSRVSRDTAVLLLPERDYDSCDTHWWRNLLYISNLYPLEEQCMQVSWYLSAETQLHALGALLCMLLATGNRKAAAFIAAALLFGATGFDLTTAYTDFKLRASNAFALYAIVINRPWSRVAPYFVGVLSGWLVYVMDGECAVSKTSAWCFWSATASTWLASLVLPWVQCRWVAGWLHLTWPVALLWPTLLCATRFCSKTRPILSSACVVGVSRLCYTMFLLHGLIARYLLLSADAALCSHFYCILCYFAGCTLVTLAAALCLSLLLEMPSCCLLRRVSDYTYR, from the exons ATGAAGGTGAAAGTGTTaacaattttgttatatttaatttgttttttaaacttaaCGGAATGTATAACTTCCCGTGAATATGGCGGAAGCGTAAATTCAAAAAAGGAACAGCTGAAAGTTTCCAGGAGCTACAAAACGCGTGGAGAAGTGATGGACAATTTGTTTATAGTTTTTGATCCGTCCTTTTTGTCGTACGTGTGGCCCAAAATAAAGAACGGTGTGCATTTAAATATTGGAGATTTTTGTTGGGAGGATGTTAGTGTGCTTTTGAGGGATTTAGCAGGGGGGCGTGCTTGGGCGTACAGAG CTGCAGATGCCTCAGGCCGGTACCAGTCCGGTCTGTTTGAAGGGAAGAGGTTCTGGCTTGGCTCCAAACAACAGTGCCTTAAGTTA GACAAGAGCCACGTGTTGACGGAAAGCAACGACACGTGGGGCGAGTTCTACAGCGGAGACTACCTCAACACCTTGCTCAGCAGGGAGAAGGAGTTCGGTGGAA ATATAGATGAATGGCATGCTCTAGTAGAGCGCGACGAGCTGATGAGGCGCGTGGTGCAGGAGGACAACGAAGCGCCCATGCCGCTGGCGTACACCGCTCTACAGATCATGCTCAACATCACCAAGTTTACTATGCCGAAG TCCTACGATATCACGCTAGGGCTGTGTCTACCACGTACATGTTCTGCCGAGGAGGTCGTATCTATTATCAACTTCTCCATAATGCTCAACGACCACTTGAAGACAAACAAAACTGTATCTAGATCCGTTAGAATAACCTCTCTCAGAtacattgaaaatttttacGACATCAAAACTGATATAGCAGCTGTAATGCTTATATTAGTCACTGCTTGTCTTGTTGTACTAGCTATCATTGCCACAATTGTTGACTTCGATTGGATTAAATTCAAACCGTACAGCAAAACGTCGAGTTTCGACCTACAGCAATACAGCCATGAAGACAAGAGATATGcagaagaaaagaaaattaatgtttGTAAAAAGGAACAAGTGTCGAGCTATGATTTGCAGCAGTACAATCAGGATATTGAgaaaag GTATGCCGATGAAAAGATAGCCAACGTCCACAGGAAAGAGCACAAATTGGTAGAAGGAGAGGCGTTGTCCTTAAAGAGTTACAGTGAACTAAAGAAAGCTATGAGAGAAAAGGCTCTGCCTCCGTCGATTACGCTAGACGTAGTGACTCCGGAAGGGAACACCAGCTGTTACAGATGCGGCAAGTATAAGAAGCAGTGCGCGAGCTCTTCACAAGTGGAGAGCGTTCCGTGTCCGAGGTTGAAGTACAACTCGTGCGCGAGTCTCACCACTGAGTACAAAAGGAAGAACAGCGTGTACAAGAGTCTATTGCTGAGTTTCTCACTGAAGCACAGTTGGATGAGAATATTTAACACGAGCATGGCGAACAAGGACCTCGCTATGATACACGTTTTGAGAATAATTGCTGTCTTGTGGATCATTTTCGTGCACGTCGCTGTAACCGTGGATTATATTTcag AAAATGGCGCTGATGTAGACGACCATAATAATGCGTTTTACATATTGGCTACTGGAACTTTGGCTTATGACACTCTTTTCTTTGTCAG TGGCGTGTTTAGCGCGCAGCACTTCTTCTACCTGAAGAGTCGCTACTCCGTGGAGGAGCTGGTCAACATGGGCGGTTTCTGCGGACAAGCGTTGCAGCTCATCTGCTTTATTACTAACAGAGCTATCCG ATTGCTCCCACCATACATGTACACCATCTTCCTGACGGCGGTGCTGTCGCGAGTGTCGCGCGATACGGCGGTGCTGCTGCTGCCCGAGCGCGACTACGACTCCTGCGACACTCACTGGTGGCGCAACCTGCTCTACATCTCCAACCTCTATCCACTGGAGGAACAG TGCATGCAAGTGTCGTGGTACCTGTCGGCCGAGACGCAGCTGCACGCGCTGGGCGCGCTGCTGTGCATGTTGCTGGCGACGGGGAACCGCAAGGCGGCCGCCTTCATCGCCGCCGCGCTGCTCTTCGGCGCCACGGGCTTCGACCTCACCACTGCCTACACGGATTTTAAGCTGCG CGCATCAAACGCCTTCGCCTTGTACGCCATAGTCATTAACCGGCCGTGGAGCCGCGTGGCGCCGTACTTTGTGGGAGTGCTGTCGGGTTGGTTGGTGTACGTCATGGACGGAGAGTGTGCCGTCTCTAAG ACAAGCGCGTGGTGCTTCTGGTCGGCGACGGCGAGCACGTGGCTGGCGTCGCTCGTGCTGCCGTGGGTGCAGTGCCGCTGGGTGGCGGGCTGGCTGCACCTCACGTGGCCCGTGGCGCTGCTGTGGCCCACCCTGCTCTGCGCCACCAGGTTCTGCA GTAAAACCCGTCCCATACTGAGCAGCGCTTGTGTGGTGGGAGTGAGCCGGCTGTGCTACACCATGTTCCTGCTGCACGGGCTCATAGCGCGCTACCTGCTGCTGTCAGCGGACGCGGCTCTCTGCTCGCACTTCTATTGCATT TTGTGTTATTTCGCGGGCTGCACGCTGGTGACGCTCGCAGCGGCGCTGTGCCTGTCGCTGCTGCTGGAGATGCCCAGCTGCTGCCTTCTCAGGAGAGTCTCCGACTACACCTACCGGTGA